One window from the genome of Leptolyngbyaceae cyanobacterium encodes:
- a CDS encoding type II toxin-antitoxin system RelE/ParE family toxin codes for MSYRIAFSRISLSHLQAFTAREQKIIRDALTEQLSYEPTVPTRNRKEMRPNLLAVWELRIGEFRVYYDVDEEESIVDIRAIGTKEGNQVRIGGEIVEL; via the coding sequence TTGTCTTACCGAATTGCTTTTTCCAGAATCAGTCTGTCTCATTTGCAAGCCTTCACAGCAAGGGAGCAAAAAATTATTAGGGATGCTCTGACTGAACAGTTGAGCTACGAACCAACTGTACCAACTAGAAACCGTAAAGAAATGCGTCCGAACTTGCTGGCGGTGTGGGAATTGCGGATAGGAGAATTTCGAGTATATTATGATGTAGATGAGGAAGAAAGCATCGTGGATATCCGTGCTATTGGTACTAAGGAAGGAAATCAAGTTCGCATTGGCGGGGAGATAGTTGAATTATGA
- a CDS encoding DUF5615 family PIN-like protein translates to MFLRALGHDVLTVQEAGNANQGMPDSDVLAFATSEKRAVLTQNRKDFFRLHRIAYSQIMGVLSLVQTIMLRIASANAIGMYWRTESML, encoded by the coding sequence ATGTTTCTGCGGGCTTTGGGACACGATGTTTTAACGGTTCAAGAAGCGGGCAACGCAAATCAGGGAATGCCTGATTCAGATGTGTTAGCTTTTGCTACTAGCGAGAAAAGAGCGGTTCTTACTCAAAACCGTAAAGATTTCTTTCGACTCCATCGCATCGCATACAGCCAGATCATGGGGGTATTATCGCTTGTACAAACGATAATGCTACGCATCGCTAGCGCGAACGCAATTGGGATGTATTGGCGAACCGAATCCATGCTGTAA
- a CDS encoding type II toxin-antitoxin system prevent-host-death family antitoxin, with amino-acid sequence MKKVEISEIYSVLEKDEKTELPLILTRNGQPVAALVPVEDVDMETMSISMNPKFINIIEQSRKSQKEEGRIFLEDIDQH; translated from the coding sequence ATGAAAAAAGTTGAAATTAGCGAGATTTATTCAGTGCTTGAGAAAGACGAGAAAACTGAACTACCACTCATTTTAACTCGTAACGGTCAGCCTGTTGCCGCATTGGTTCCAGTTGAAGATGTTGACATGGAAACCATGAGCATCAGCATGAATCCAAAATTCATTAATATCATTGAACAATCCAGGAAAAGTCAAAAAGAAGAAGGCAGAATTTTTTTAGAAGATATCGATCAACATTAG